Proteins found in one Bremerella volcania genomic segment:
- a CDS encoding response regulator, which produces MKAKPAILLVDDEPDILHSLIGLLRRQFTVHTAQSGEEALQIMAEHSIAVLMTDQRMPEMTGAELARHCCRRFPNTTRILFTGYADIKSVVEAINTGGLYRYVTKPWDPDDLIDLLTEAAEVYEKEAAHQKLMHEIQRYVSMGQQISQQLRLGNDGHQVDPDLLQQFHQSGNLLEDLTNDTCKPAAGD; this is translated from the coding sequence ATGAAAGCTAAGCCAGCAATTCTGTTGGTCGACGATGAACCGGACATCTTGCATTCCCTCATTGGCTTGTTGCGGCGCCAATTCACGGTGCACACGGCTCAGTCCGGAGAAGAAGCTCTGCAGATCATGGCCGAGCACTCCATTGCCGTGCTGATGACCGACCAGCGGATGCCAGAAATGACAGGCGCCGAACTGGCACGACACTGCTGCCGTCGATTCCCCAACACGACTCGCATCTTGTTCACCGGATATGCCGATATCAAGTCGGTCGTCGAAGCCATCAATACCGGCGGCCTCTACCGTTACGTTACCAAGCCTTGGGATCCTGACGATCTGATTGACTTGCTGACCGAAGCGGCTGAAGTTTACGAGAAGGAAGCAGCCCACCAGAAACTGATGCATGAGATACAGCGATACGTCTCGATGGGTCAACAGATTTCACAGCAGCTTCGCCTAGGCAACGATGGTCACCAGGTCGACCCTGACCTACTTCAGCAGTTCCATCAATCTGGGAACCTGCTGGAGGATTTGACCAACGATACCTGTAAGCCTGCCGCTGGAGACTAG
- a CDS encoding arylsulfatase, whose product MLNRFALRALPLAAVFLLASVAPSLVIAQEKPNIVLMMADDMGFSDLGCYGGEIETPNLDQLADSGIRFTQFYNTARCCPTRAALLTGLYQHQAGIGHMVGDYGVPSYQGYLNDQCVTIAEALRGAGYTTLMTGKWHVGSKPEHWPTKRGFDRYWGTPSGGGVYFKDTLEIRNTVFFVDNEEKIELPDDFYITDDLTNRAMEFIDEAVNETQKPFFLYLAHIAPHWPLQAKPEDIARYEGKYDQGWDATRDARFTRQTKMGLFPSGTKLSDRDKDAKAWEKMPQSAQEDLAHRMEIYAAQITCIDENVGKLIAKLKELEQYENTLFVFLSDNGCSAEGGPGGFSRGKKDAPIGTGLSYASVGLEWANANDTPFRKFKMDTREGGISSPLIIHWPRGVRNDGRLVSAPSHVIDVMPTLLEVAGATYPDKRNGKTTIPLEGQSFANQFSSTKAVPSRDLFWEHEGNQAIRRGDWKAVRIKNGPWSLYNLKDDRTETTNLNQSHPEKTQELAEAWEAWAERCGVWDWNQLQKQRRGK is encoded by the coding sequence ATGCTAAACCGGTTCGCCCTGCGCGCGCTGCCACTAGCGGCTGTCTTTTTACTGGCATCCGTCGCACCTTCGCTTGTCATTGCTCAAGAGAAGCCCAACATCGTTTTAATGATGGCCGATGACATGGGCTTTTCGGATCTCGGTTGCTACGGCGGCGAAATCGAAACACCCAATCTCGATCAACTGGCGGACAGCGGCATTCGCTTCACGCAGTTCTATAACACGGCTCGCTGCTGTCCGACGCGGGCCGCCTTGCTGACCGGCCTCTACCAACACCAGGCCGGTATCGGTCACATGGTAGGCGACTATGGTGTTCCGTCTTACCAAGGCTATCTGAACGACCAATGCGTCACGATTGCCGAAGCACTTCGTGGGGCAGGATATACGACCCTCATGACCGGCAAGTGGCATGTGGGGTCGAAACCGGAACACTGGCCGACCAAGCGAGGTTTTGATCGCTACTGGGGAACGCCGTCAGGCGGTGGTGTCTACTTTAAAGACACGCTTGAGATCCGGAACACCGTATTCTTCGTCGACAACGAGGAAAAGATCGAGCTACCAGACGACTTTTACATCACCGATGACCTGACCAATCGTGCGATGGAGTTCATCGACGAAGCAGTCAACGAGACCCAAAAGCCGTTCTTTCTTTACCTGGCACACATTGCTCCCCATTGGCCACTACAGGCAAAGCCGGAAGACATCGCTCGCTACGAAGGCAAGTACGATCAAGGATGGGATGCAACCCGTGACGCACGATTCACTCGACAAACGAAAATGGGACTTTTCCCAAGCGGCACCAAATTGAGCGATCGCGACAAAGACGCCAAAGCGTGGGAAAAGATGCCCCAGTCTGCTCAAGAAGATCTGGCACATCGCATGGAAATCTATGCCGCCCAGATCACTTGCATTGATGAAAACGTTGGCAAGTTGATCGCCAAGCTCAAAGAGTTGGAGCAGTACGAGAACACGCTATTCGTCTTTCTTTCCGACAATGGCTGCTCGGCCGAAGGGGGACCAGGCGGCTTCAGTCGCGGTAAGAAGGACGCTCCGATCGGAACTGGTCTCTCGTACGCCAGTGTCGGTCTAGAATGGGCAAATGCCAACGATACTCCGTTTCGCAAGTTCAAGATGGACACGCGCGAAGGAGGAATTTCTTCGCCGCTGATCATTCACTGGCCGCGGGGCGTACGAAACGACGGACGCCTGGTTAGTGCTCCCAGTCACGTCATTGACGTCATGCCAACCCTTTTGGAAGTTGCCGGAGCGACCTATCCGGACAAGCGAAACGGCAAGACGACGATTCCTCTAGAAGGGCAAAGCTTCGCCAATCAATTCTCGTCGACCAAAGCTGTCCCGTCTCGCGATCTGTTTTGGGAACACGAAGGAAACCAGGCCATTCGTCGAGGCGACTGGAAAGCCGTTCGAATCAAGAATGGCCCCTGGTCGCTGTACAACCTGAAAGATGATCGTACGGAAACGACCAACCTCAACCAGTCTCATCCAGAGAAAACGCAGGAGCTTGCCGAAGCATGGGAGGCTTGGGCCGAGCGATGCGGAGTTTGGGATTGGAATCAGCTTCAGAAACAGCGCCGCGGAAAATAA
- a CDS encoding alpha/beta hydrolase family protein, whose amino-acid sequence MRHLHLVTATVLFTITFLGSLAAADWPGKESQWNGYAKVDFTVDQRPAYVVVPKQAAEGNPWVWRARFPGFHAEADLLLLERGFHVAYINTNDMLGSPKAMKHWDNFYDFVTEKGLAKHVALEGVSRGGLFVYGWASRHPDRVTCIYADTPVCDVKSWPGGKGKGVGSSGTWQRLLKEYDFTEAEALAYDKNPIDVLAPIAEAKIPILHIVSLNDVVVPPAENTFILAERYRKLGGNIEIIEVQEGTEKSQGHHFTHPDPKRVADFIEKYEAKP is encoded by the coding sequence GTGCGTCATCTTCATCTGGTTACAGCGACCGTTTTATTCACGATAACCTTCCTTGGCTCACTCGCGGCTGCCGATTGGCCTGGGAAAGAGTCCCAGTGGAACGGGTACGCCAAGGTTGACTTCACCGTCGATCAGCGGCCCGCCTATGTTGTCGTCCCCAAGCAAGCGGCTGAGGGTAACCCCTGGGTATGGCGAGCCCGCTTCCCTGGCTTTCACGCGGAGGCTGACTTGCTGTTATTGGAACGAGGTTTCCACGTCGCTTACATCAACACGAATGACATGCTTGGTAGCCCGAAAGCAATGAAGCACTGGGACAACTTCTACGATTTCGTGACCGAAAAGGGACTTGCTAAGCATGTCGCCTTGGAAGGTGTCAGCCGCGGTGGTTTGTTCGTCTACGGCTGGGCATCCCGACATCCCGATCGTGTTACGTGCATTTACGCGGACACGCCAGTCTGTGACGTCAAAAGCTGGCCCGGCGGCAAGGGAAAGGGAGTCGGAAGCAGTGGGACCTGGCAACGTTTGCTGAAGGAATATGACTTCACGGAAGCGGAAGCCCTGGCATATGACAAGAATCCGATCGATGTTCTAGCCCCAATCGCCGAGGCTAAGATTCCCATCCTGCACATTGTTTCGCTGAACGACGTCGTTGTTCCCCCAGCAGAAAATACCTTCATTCTGGCCGAGCGATATCGCAAACTAGGTGGAAATATCGAGATTATTGAAGTCCAAGAGGGGACCGAAAAGTCGCAAGGACACCATTTTACTCATCCCGACCCCAAACGGGTTGCCGACTTCATTGAGAAGTATGAAGCCAAGCCATAG
- a CDS encoding sensor histidine kinase, which yields MRVLVAEDGMMMRRILVRALEGWKYEVTEVENGAQAWEAFEAEPFRMVLTDWVMPEMDGLDLIRRIRSANLPFYVYIILLTAKSEKEDLVVGMEAGADDFLVKPVDHNELRVRLREGERIVRLEQELAEQNRQLRETQAALVQSEKLASLGQMAAGMAHEINNPIALVANNLAVLKRDVSSALELLDMYRSIHEKIAQIDPELAKKAAELEEECDYQWIRDESPELFNRSLTGLQRVRDIVQNLRSFARLDEAELDHMDVNAALFAVSQVLHHEIEARQIELIVDPGDVPSILCEPVKIQQVLHHLLLNAIQASDVGGKVTLSSSRCDEGVQIDVQDYGCGMSGSDLAHIFEPFFTTRAVGSGQGLGLAVSYGIVRDHGGSIQVRSQLGRGTTFSVQLPVRPLDNQSPGGSHES from the coding sequence ATGAGAGTACTTGTTGCCGAAGATGGAATGATGATGCGACGGATTCTCGTCCGGGCGCTCGAAGGCTGGAAGTACGAAGTCACGGAAGTCGAAAACGGTGCTCAGGCCTGGGAGGCATTTGAGGCCGAACCCTTTCGTATGGTGCTCACCGATTGGGTTATGCCGGAGATGGACGGTTTGGATCTGATACGTCGGATTCGTTCGGCCAATCTGCCGTTCTATGTTTACATCATCTTGCTGACCGCCAAGAGCGAAAAGGAAGATCTTGTCGTCGGCATGGAAGCCGGAGCGGATGACTTTCTGGTCAAACCAGTCGACCACAATGAACTGCGTGTCCGGCTTCGCGAGGGAGAGCGTATTGTTCGTCTGGAACAAGAACTGGCCGAGCAGAATCGTCAACTGCGTGAAACCCAAGCCGCCCTGGTGCAGAGTGAGAAGTTGGCAAGCTTAGGCCAAATGGCTGCCGGCATGGCCCACGAGATTAACAATCCAATCGCCCTGGTAGCCAACAACCTGGCGGTACTCAAGCGGGACGTCTCTTCGGCGCTGGAACTCTTGGATATGTACCGTTCGATTCATGAGAAGATCGCCCAAATTGATCCGGAATTAGCCAAGAAGGCGGCCGAACTGGAAGAAGAGTGCGACTACCAATGGATTCGAGACGAGTCGCCAGAGTTGTTCAATCGCTCGTTAACCGGTCTCCAAAGAGTCCGGGACATCGTCCAGAACTTGCGTTCCTTCGCCCGTTTGGATGAGGCGGAGCTCGATCATATGGACGTCAACGCGGCCTTATTCGCCGTCTCGCAAGTGCTGCACCATGAGATCGAGGCTCGACAAATCGAACTAATCGTCGACCCCGGAGACGTTCCTTCGATTCTCTGCGAACCGGTCAAAATACAACAAGTACTTCACCACTTGCTTTTGAACGCGATTCAAGCCAGTGACGTCGGTGGAAAAGTCACTCTCAGTTCCTCACGCTGCGACGAAGGTGTCCAAATTGACGTCCAGGACTATGGATGTGGCATGTCAGGAAGCGATTTGGCCCATATTTTTGAGCCTTTTTTCACAACTCGTGCCGTGGGTAGCGGCCAAGGCTTAGGGCTCGCGGTCAGCTATGGAATTGTTCGGGACCATGGCGGATCGATTCAAGTCCGCAGCCAATTGGGCCGCGGCACCACTTTTAGTGTACAATTGCCCGTACGACCGCTCGATAATCAATCACCGGGAGGTAGTCATGAAAGCTAA
- a CDS encoding arylsulfatase, giving the protein MKQLFLAAFIAAFSCTSLSAAKPNVVLVITDDQGYGDLACHGNPVIKTPNIDQLASESSQLSNYHVAPTCSPTRAALQSGHWTDRAGAWHTIMGRSMLRAEETTLGQLMKDNGYVTGMFGKWHLGDNYPYRPEDRGYDEVYRHGGGGVGQTPDLWDNAYFDGQYFHNGKIAPAKGFCTDVFFRQANQFIRDSAKANKPFFAYISTNAPHGPLHCPQNYMDMYADQKAGIAAFFGMITNVDDNVGKTRKLLDNLGIADNTIFIFTTDNGTATGGSVFNAGMRGKKGSEYDGGHRVPFMCYWPAAGMNKKHVSDRLTHAVDIAPTLLELTGGSAPENYKFDGKSIRALLDPAATVDWEDRYLVTDSQRVRDPRKWKQTAVMSQQWRLINGKELYDIQKDPGQKNNVAKDHPDVVAKMTAFYDKWWAELEPTFAEPTEIYIGHPAAPEASLTAHDWIQDAYPPWNQGHIRNGDGYNAKKQNVKHKGHWAVKVIRDGTYEVSLRRWPAEADQSILTDLPPGTDVPGASKAMRARPGVALPIESATLRIDGKDLESKPVSPNAHEVTFTTKLKSGSRQLSPLFVMDDGSELGAYYVVVRYVGD; this is encoded by the coding sequence ATGAAACAGCTATTCCTGGCCGCATTCATCGCGGCATTCAGTTGTACCAGCCTGTCAGCAGCCAAGCCTAATGTCGTCCTTGTGATCACCGATGACCAAGGCTATGGCGACTTGGCCTGCCATGGCAATCCGGTCATCAAGACTCCTAACATCGACCAGCTTGCTTCCGAGTCGTCTCAGCTATCGAATTATCATGTCGCCCCGACTTGTTCACCGACGCGTGCCGCGCTTCAATCGGGTCACTGGACCGACCGGGCTGGTGCCTGGCACACCATCATGGGACGTTCGATGCTTCGCGCTGAAGAGACGACGCTTGGACAGCTCATGAAAGACAACGGCTACGTCACCGGCATGTTCGGCAAATGGCATCTTGGAGATAACTATCCTTATCGCCCCGAAGACCGCGGCTACGACGAAGTTTATCGTCACGGCGGAGGGGGCGTCGGTCAGACGCCTGACCTTTGGGACAACGCCTACTTTGACGGCCAATACTTCCACAACGGCAAGATTGCTCCGGCCAAGGGTTTTTGTACCGATGTGTTCTTCCGCCAAGCCAATCAGTTCATTCGCGACAGCGCCAAGGCGAACAAACCGTTCTTTGCCTACATTTCTACCAATGCCCCCCACGGTCCGCTGCACTGTCCTCAGAACTACATGGATATGTATGCCGATCAAAAGGCGGGGATCGCTGCATTTTTTGGAATGATCACCAACGTCGACGATAACGTCGGCAAAACACGAAAGCTACTCGACAACCTCGGCATCGCCGACAACACCATCTTCATTTTCACGACCGACAACGGAACCGCGACGGGTGGATCCGTTTTCAACGCTGGCATGCGAGGCAAAAAAGGGAGCGAGTACGACGGCGGCCATCGTGTGCCGTTCATGTGCTACTGGCCGGCGGCTGGAATGAACAAGAAGCACGTGAGTGATCGCCTGACCCACGCGGTCGATATCGCCCCCACGCTACTCGAACTGACCGGTGGATCGGCCCCTGAGAACTATAAGTTCGATGGAAAGTCGATTCGTGCTCTTCTCGATCCCGCGGCGACTGTCGACTGGGAAGACCGCTACCTGGTAACCGATTCGCAGCGAGTCCGAGACCCACGCAAGTGGAAGCAAACGGCCGTCATGTCGCAGCAGTGGCGACTGATCAACGGCAAGGAGCTTTACGACATCCAGAAAGATCCAGGCCAGAAGAATAACGTCGCCAAGGACCACCCGGACGTAGTCGCCAAGATGACCGCTTTCTACGACAAGTGGTGGGCGGAGCTTGAACCAACCTTTGCAGAGCCTACTGAAATCTACATCGGACATCCTGCCGCTCCTGAGGCATCGTTGACCGCGCACGATTGGATCCAGGACGCTTATCCTCCATGGAACCAAGGTCACATCCGCAATGGCGACGGCTACAACGCGAAGAAGCAAAACGTCAAGCACAAGGGGCACTGGGCGGTAAAAGTCATTCGTGACGGCACCTACGAAGTGAGCCTCCGACGCTGGCCGGCAGAAGCGGATCAATCGATCCTGACCGACTTGCCACCAGGAACGGACGTACCTGGGGCCAGCAAAGCGATGCGTGCCCGCCCAGGCGTCGCCTTGCCGATCGAATCCGCCACGTTGAGAATTGACGGGAAAGACCTGGAGTCCAAGCCCGTCTCCCCCAATGCTCATGAAGTAACGTTTACGACCAAGCTCAAGTCAGGCTCACGCCAGTTGTCTCCCCTGTTCGTCATGGACGATGGTAGTGAACTGGGAGCCTACTATGTCGTGGTTCGTTACGTGGGAGACTAA
- a CDS encoding DUF1592 domain-containing protein has product MKLSLRASTCAHHTYIAGVTGLILLLTSTIALHAAESTSPNAVRSFLENSCYDCHQGDSAEAALDLEKLSFDLGDSSNLQRWVRIYDRVHQGEMPPADYGEADPKQRQAFLAATFHGLTNFQKSIHAKYGRVRGRRLTRKQIERSMQDLLGIDIPLLDYLPEEQKTEGFTTVASGQGMSHFQLAAHLETVDVALDEAFRRALSPEDEYERDFDAQGVARTSPQRRCREPEMRKGKAVIWSSGLIYYGRLPATTAKTDGWFEFEVTVSGVKLPKTGGVWSTVRSGPCVSSAPLLANVTTFEAMEEPKVVKFTTWLPKGHMLEIRPGDTTLKKGRFAGGQVGVGEGEPQDLPGIAFDRVTMKQIHLNGDDNQVREFLFGDLKVEPQKDKRKPWKVTSSNPKADAERLLTRFASRAFRRPVTSDEMQPYLAEVNAAIDGKADFVNAIRLGYRALLCSPRFIYFAEEPGSLDDYEIATRLSYLLTGSTPDDQLMQLAAAGKMRDTETLKQQTRRLLSGSNGTKFLHDWAAEWLDLDQIDFTQPDSKLYRDFDPIVEQAMLNETETYLGEMLKENLHVSHLIDSDFTYLNSRLARYYGIDDITGDELQRIKLKPQSRRGGLITQGAIMKVTANGSNTSPVIRGVWVSERLLGVDVPPPPSNVPAVEPDIRGAKTIREQLAKHRSQGECASCHKKIDPAGFALENFDPTGKWRDYYPQVSGRGVKNGPAIDASYELPSGQEFKNIEGFQKIVTSHPHRLAANVAEHLLVYGTGATIEFADRPQVETIANKAAADGYGFRSIIEHVVTSDLFLSK; this is encoded by the coding sequence ATGAAACTTTCCCTACGTGCTTCGACATGCGCGCATCACACGTACATTGCTGGTGTGACGGGTCTGATTCTATTGCTGACGTCAACCATCGCACTACATGCCGCCGAATCGACCTCGCCCAATGCGGTCCGAAGCTTCCTGGAAAATAGTTGTTACGATTGCCACCAAGGCGATTCAGCAGAGGCGGCACTCGATCTTGAGAAGCTTTCTTTTGACCTGGGAGATAGCAGCAATCTGCAGCGGTGGGTTCGTATCTACGATCGAGTTCACCAGGGCGAGATGCCTCCCGCCGATTACGGCGAGGCGGACCCAAAACAGCGCCAAGCATTCCTGGCGGCCACCTTTCATGGACTGACCAATTTTCAAAAGAGCATCCATGCCAAGTATGGACGTGTTCGCGGACGCCGTCTGACCCGAAAGCAAATTGAACGCTCGATGCAAGATCTACTGGGCATCGACATTCCGCTATTGGACTATCTGCCGGAAGAGCAAAAGACGGAAGGATTCACGACCGTTGCCTCAGGACAAGGGATGTCACATTTTCAGTTGGCTGCTCATCTTGAGACAGTCGATGTGGCGCTCGATGAGGCGTTTCGCCGCGCACTTAGTCCTGAAGATGAATACGAACGGGACTTCGATGCTCAAGGGGTTGCTCGAACGAGCCCTCAACGACGCTGCCGCGAGCCGGAAATGCGAAAGGGCAAGGCGGTCATATGGAGTTCAGGCCTAATCTACTACGGCCGTCTGCCGGCCACTACGGCGAAAACCGATGGATGGTTTGAATTTGAAGTGACCGTTTCCGGGGTCAAGTTGCCAAAGACAGGCGGCGTCTGGTCGACCGTTCGTAGTGGCCCGTGCGTTTCGAGTGCTCCGCTGCTTGCTAATGTGACAACGTTCGAGGCGATGGAAGAGCCTAAGGTGGTCAAGTTCACGACATGGCTTCCCAAGGGGCACATGCTCGAGATTCGCCCAGGAGACACGACCTTAAAGAAGGGACGTTTCGCTGGCGGTCAGGTAGGTGTCGGCGAAGGGGAACCACAAGACCTTCCCGGTATCGCGTTTGATCGCGTGACCATGAAACAGATTCACCTGAACGGTGACGACAATCAGGTTCGCGAATTCTTATTTGGTGACTTGAAGGTCGAGCCGCAGAAAGATAAACGTAAGCCATGGAAGGTGACGAGCTCGAACCCCAAGGCAGACGCGGAACGCCTGCTGACGCGATTTGCCAGCCGTGCCTTCCGGCGTCCGGTTACCTCCGACGAGATGCAGCCGTATCTTGCCGAGGTCAATGCAGCGATCGATGGCAAAGCCGATTTTGTCAACGCGATTCGTCTGGGTTACCGTGCGCTCTTGTGCTCGCCTCGGTTTATCTATTTTGCGGAAGAACCGGGCTCGCTCGACGATTACGAGATCGCTACTCGCCTCAGCTATCTTCTGACCGGCAGTACGCCGGATGATCAGCTGATGCAGTTGGCCGCGGCCGGTAAGATGCGTGACACCGAAACTCTGAAGCAGCAAACACGACGGCTGTTGTCCGGCAGCAACGGCACGAAGTTTCTTCACGATTGGGCGGCCGAATGGCTCGACCTGGATCAGATCGACTTCACCCAGCCTGATTCCAAGCTATACCGGGACTTCGACCCGATCGTCGAACAGGCCATGCTCAACGAAACAGAGACCTATCTCGGTGAAATGCTGAAAGAGAATCTCCACGTTTCGCACCTGATAGATTCTGACTTTACCTACCTCAATAGTCGGCTGGCCCGCTACTATGGAATTGATGACATCACTGGGGACGAACTGCAACGCATCAAGCTGAAGCCCCAAAGTCGACGTGGCGGTCTGATCACCCAGGGCGCGATCATGAAAGTGACCGCCAACGGCTCGAACACCTCGCCGGTGATTCGTGGAGTCTGGGTCTCCGAGCGTTTGCTGGGTGTCGACGTGCCACCGCCACCGAGCAATGTTCCCGCGGTCGAGCCAGACATCCGCGGTGCCAAGACGATTCGCGAACAGTTGGCCAAGCACCGTAGTCAAGGCGAGTGTGCCAGTTGTCACAAGAAAATCGACCCGGCCGGATTTGCACTCGAGAATTTTGATCCGACTGGCAAGTGGCGAGACTATTATCCGCAGGTTTCGGGGCGTGGCGTCAAGAATGGTCCTGCGATCGACGCCAGTTATGAATTGCCCAGCGGGCAGGAGTTCAAAAACATCGAAGGCTTTCAGAAGATCGTGACCAGCCATCCGCATCGGCTCGCCGCCAACGTAGCCGAACACCTCTTGGTGTATGGAACGGGGGCGACGATTGAGTTCGCCGATCGACCGCAAGTTGAAACGATCGCCAATAAGGCTGCCGCGGACGGATATGGGTTCCGCTCGATTATCGAGCACGTTGTCACCAGCGATCTATTCCTAAGCAAATAA
- a CDS encoding DUF1552 domain-containing protein — MSRQVHFNFGKKLNRRTVLRSTAGVGMAIPWLSAMQKAFAGSEQPKAPKRFVAMTLGLGLHAENLNPEKAGRDYKPSRYLEKLQDIRDKYTVVSGTSHPDVSGGHRAEASLLSATPMGKGAQARTTISIDQLLAKHMGHHTRFPSLVLSSSGNNSPSYTENGSMIPAESSPARLFMQLFVNDSPEEQAKQLHRARQGKSIMDLVAEDAKSLSRELGAGDRDRLAAYFNSVRELEKRMVEAEQWAHLPKPKIDAKKPIDISNPNDFIGRQRLMSDMIRLALSTDSTRFVSFHLGGSGGVVPIEGVDEGYHSLSHHGLDEEKLEQLALIETAIIHAWADFLRGLDGIQEEEGSLLENTSVLLTSNLGNASSHDNRNMPVLFAGGGFKHGQHLAFDKKNNYPLPNLFLSVLQQSGLEVDQFATSTGTMRGLEAA, encoded by the coding sequence ATGTCGCGCCAAGTTCATTTCAACTTCGGGAAGAAGCTGAATCGCCGGACCGTCTTGCGTAGCACCGCCGGTGTCGGGATGGCCATTCCATGGCTGAGCGCCATGCAAAAGGCATTTGCCGGAAGTGAACAGCCAAAGGCCCCCAAGCGGTTCGTCGCGATGACGTTGGGGCTAGGTCTGCATGCCGAGAACCTTAATCCAGAAAAAGCGGGTCGCGACTATAAGCCATCGCGGTACTTGGAAAAGCTACAAGATATCCGTGACAAGTACACCGTGGTGTCTGGCACGTCGCACCCCGACGTTTCTGGCGGTCACCGCGCCGAAGCGAGTCTTCTATCAGCCACCCCAATGGGTAAGGGAGCCCAGGCACGGACGACGATCTCGATTGATCAGTTGTTGGCCAAGCACATGGGACATCACACCCGGTTTCCTTCGCTGGTGCTCAGCTCGTCCGGAAACAATAGTCCTTCGTACACAGAAAACGGATCGATGATACCGGCGGAAAGCTCGCCGGCACGCTTGTTCATGCAGCTGTTTGTTAACGATTCGCCAGAAGAACAGGCGAAACAACTGCACCGTGCTCGTCAAGGTAAGAGCATCATGGACCTGGTTGCCGAAGATGCGAAGTCGCTGTCGCGAGAGCTCGGGGCAGGCGACCGAGATCGTCTGGCCGCGTACTTTAATAGCGTTCGGGAACTGGAAAAACGCATGGTCGAGGCTGAGCAGTGGGCCCACTTACCCAAGCCCAAGATCGATGCGAAGAAGCCCATCGATATCAGTAACCCCAATGACTTCATTGGTCGCCAGCGTCTGATGAGTGACATGATTCGCTTGGCCCTCTCGACGGACTCGACGCGTTTTGTTTCTTTTCACCTGGGTGGAAGTGGCGGCGTGGTTCCGATTGAAGGGGTCGATGAAGGTTACCACTCATTGAGTCATCATGGTCTCGATGAAGAAAAGCTGGAGCAACTAGCACTCATTGAGACGGCCATCATTCATGCCTGGGCGGACTTCCTGCGAGGTCTCGATGGCATTCAGGAAGAAGAGGGCAGTTTGCTCGAGAATACCTCCGTGTTGCTGACGAGTAACCTGGGAAATGCCTCCAGTCACGACAACCGCAACATGCCTGTTCTGTTTGCTGGTGGTGGATTTAAACATGGCCAGCACTTGGCGTTCGACAAGAAGAACAATTACCCGTTGCCGAACCTATTTCTGTCGGTACTTCAACAATCGGGTCTGGAAGTCGATCAGTTTGCCACGAGCACCGGGACGATGCGCGGCCTGGAGGCTGCCTGA